GGGTGGAGGAGACTGGGTACCCCCCCCTTCCCCTGGGGAGGTCCTCACTATGGCtgcttcctccccctcctcaatTGTTGCTGCTGCTGGCTCAGGTGAAGTCTCCACCTTGGGGTGGGCCGGGGCCAGCCCGGCAGCAGGCAGGGACACAGGGGGCTCCGGGACAGCTAAGAGGGGCAAGAGGGCACTGAGGACTTCACTCAGCTTAGCCAGTCCATGGCGCAAAGTGCCTTCCAATTCACGAATTGCCTCAGCTGTCTCACGCTGGGCTCGAAGGAAGTCCAGTGAAGGATCAAGAGGAAGTGGCAGGGGAGGTGGTGGTGGGAGACTGGAAGGAGAAGGGCCTGGGCATGGAGGACGGGGAGGCGGTGACGGTGCTAGTCGAGGAAGCTGGACAATCTGCAGGGTGGCCTGGTCTGGGGCTGAggcaggaggaggaggtggggagtCTCTCTCTTTGGGGCGAAGGAGGATGCCGTCCAAGGGATAGCAGGGAGGGCGGGCTGATGACTCCGGGCTGCTGCAGGCCTTGCTCCGGATGGAGGTTTCTGCAGAAAGAGAGTTGTGTGAACCAGGGGCAGCCCCACTGGGGCACCCACCCAAACAACCTCTCTGATAAGCCTCAGAATGCTGCAAATGTAAGGGTGAAGATAAAGTGGGCTGTGGAACTatggtgtgaccttgggtgagtcatttccTAAAATGATGTGGGGTCTGAAGCCCCCTCTAGTTCTGATGAGCCCCTGGGGGCTGGAAGACAGAATGAAGACAGGGCCTTATCACCCACCTACATGCCATCTTTCAATGTGAGCATGAGGATCAGAGCAATGGAGCCAGGGAAGGGGGCTGTTGAGAGCCAAGGTGCccattcccctcctcttcccatcaGGGTATTGGAAGTAGAGCTGCCTGGGCACCTGTGCCCTAAGGAGGCCTTGGTTCTCTGTCCAgggcaaaagaaaaagagtttgGCCAAAGCCACCTAGTGCCCCTGCCTTGGCTCAGAGCCTTCAGAAAGACCAGGGGTGTCTTAAAGGTACCCATGATGGTCAGAGTCCCTTCTCTCCTGTGGGTTCCCGTCTCCCCAGCAGAGGAGGGCTGGGGAACCTCTAAGATCCCTGCCTACTCCAACCAGCTCTTCTGACGTGCAGTGTTCCTAGAGCCAGGATTCATGGTGCCAGGAGGTGCCTTCAAAACTGAAGCCAACTCTGAGCTGATGAAAATGGCACCATTGAGAAGAGCAGGGACCTGTCTAGGTAGTAAAGGCCGGAATCACACAGGAAGAAGTGAATAATTGACCTGAGATTTGAGCACTGAATCCTAAAGTTCCGGCTTCTGTGGGTCTTAGGAAAACCCAAGTTCCAATCCTGTCTCCATCCCCTCCAAGCTGTGTGTCACTGGCCGTGTCCCTAACCACCTGAAGtctcggtttcttcatttgtaaaatgatgctaACACCACCTATCTGGGATGAGGGGAGGGGGGacagcaaggtggtgcagtggctagaacAGAGggcttggagccaagaagatcagagttcaaatatggcctcagaccctagctgtgtgactctgggcaagtcgctcaacccctgtttgcctcagtccttcctctgtaaaataaggacacgctggagaaggaaatggcaaagcactccatgATTTTAGCCAAAAAAGTCCATGGGCTTACAgagagtcagtcatgactgaagAACTGGACAACCACcaccacctacctcacaggtcTGTACATCGAGGACCAGAGGAGAGGTTAGAGCTCTGCCTAGATACTGTGTCTAGCCACATCCTTAGCCAACTTCTCACTGTGAATCGGAATGCCCATGACCCTGCCATTCTCCATTTGTGGGGCCTGCTCCCCTGCCATGCCCTCCGTCTGGGCACATCTGTGCTATGGCAGGCCGCCACTCTTGCTCTGCCCACTCTGCCCTGGCCCCCGGGGCTTCCCCACTCCCACTCACCAGCTGGCCTTTGCTCTCCCCCCAGCAGGTAGCGATGAGGGAAGGGGCCCGTTGGGGGAGGTGGGTGGAAGGAGGCCGAGGGGCCGGTGTGGAGCTCGGGCCCTCCCAACACCCCAGGCCCCAGGATGGCAAAGATGGTCTCCTCCTCTGCGGAGAAGGCATCCTCCGAGGCTCCAGGCCCCAGCCCGCTGCCTTGCGTAGAGTGGGGGACCCTGGCGAGCTTCTCCTTGGTCCTCCGCTTGAAATCGTTCCAACGTTTCTGCACCTCCTGGCCTGTGCGCTTCCAGCTGGTGATGCCATTGATCTTGGCGGCAATGCCTTCCCACACCCGCCTCCGCTCGGCGACCGTGACCCGTCGGCTTTGGGTGCCATACAGCTGCGAGTAGTTGGCCCGAACTTCCTGAATCAAGATCTGGTTCTCCTCGTAGGAGAAGCGTGGCTTTCGCAGCCGGGTGATCTCCTCCACTTCACCCGCCATGTTGGTGCTTCGGCCCACACCCGGTCCAGGACCTTTTCCTGCATTGGGGGCTGTGAGAGAAGGGGGGAGGTGACAGGGGAGGTGGCAGCCACCCTCATCCCCGAGGACCTCCCAGGCCTcttctcctgctcctgctcccTCTGTCGGACAGTGAACAGCCTCTCCTTCAGTTTGCCATCACCCCCTCCTTCCTGCGGCTCTCCCCTTCTCATCCACCCATCTCCCCTCCATCGTGTGCCTCTCCATCCCCCCTCCATGGACCCCAAGACACAGTCCAACCACCTGCCCTTTCCCATGAAGCTCTCCTCCCTGACCCAACCATCTCCACCCCTGAGGCAGATTCGCTGAGATCAGCACCCAGCCTGCCAGCCTCCCCCTCTGGCTTCCCAGGCTCTCCCCCAGGCCTTTCTCATTCCACtgtccagccccccccccccaagggtaggcctcctcttctttctctgggaGCCTGaagaggatgggaggaagagaaaggaagagctgctgctccctccttccctgctcTCCCTCTCACCCCCCAGGACCAATCCCTGCCCTGTCTGCCACCCCACATCTCCTCCTCTGTATCTGGCTGCCTTCCTCTCTGAGCGCCTCTCCCAGGCTCCTTCGGGAGACCATCTCCCCTCCCAAGGGTTCCTTTAGGGCATCTGGCCACGAGTAGAGGTGGCTGTGCAAGGAAGGGCCGGCCCACTGCACAGGCCCAGGGCAGGGATGCTGAAGGCCAAAGACTCTCCGGGAACAAGAGGCCCTGGCTCAGGGCCTGGTGGAGTCCAGGCAGGCAGGGCTGGAATCTGATGCCCTGGGCCTTTCCCTGCATGGGTGAGCAGGGTATGGAGAGCAGCCCAGGAGACTGGGGAGATGCAAAGAGACTGGAGCAACTTGGGGAGAAGGGTGGGAATGGGACTAGGAGGTCGAGGAAGCTGGGAGAGCTGGCAGAACCTAGAGGAGAGGAGGTGGGGGAGATCCAGCAGGCAGACTAAGAAAGGGCCTTGA
This region of Gracilinanus agilis isolate LMUSP501 unplaced genomic scaffold, AgileGrace unplaced_scaffold21070, whole genome shotgun sequence genomic DNA includes:
- the LOC123254394 gene encoding myb-related transcription factor, partner of profilin-like codes for the protein DVGGGKTHYIPAIKTPGVYLYSRPLQLLYPLIAQRKGPGHQIPALPAWTPPGPEPGPLVPGESLAFSIPALGLCTPNAGKGPGPGVGRSTNMAGEVEEITRLRKPRFSYEENQILIQEVRANYSQLYGTQSRRVTVAERRRVWEGIAAKINGITSWKRTGQEVQKRWNDFKRRTKEKLARVPHSTQGSGLGPGASEDAFSAEEETIFAILGPGVLGGPELHTGPSASFHPPPPTGPFPHRYLLGGEQRPAETSIRSKACSSPESSARPPCYPLDGILLRPKERDSPPPPPASAPDQATLQIVQLPRLAPSPPPRPPCPGPSPSSLPPPPPLPLPLDPSLDFLRAQRETAEAIRELEGTLRHGLAKLSEVLSALLPLLAVPEPPVSLPAAGLAPAHPKVETSPEPAAATIEEGEEAAIVRTSPGEGGGTQSPPPRDSPPAKRRKGFPTRKRRGRWKNL